The genomic interval GACGAAGCCACTGTGCGCCAGAAAATGGACGCACTGGTTCATATCGCCAATGAGCAGGTCGCGTCCGAAGGCTGATCTCAGCTTGATGTGATTTTGAAGGGGAGCTGGCCGCTAGGTCGGCTCCCCTTTGCATTGCGCTGAATATAGGTTTATTGTCCTAGTTCGTGATGGGAGGAACCTATGCACCGCATTGTTCGCTACTTCAGTCTCGTCTTCGCCGTTTTGAGTGGTTTGCTGCTGGGCGGCAGCGCCTTTGCCCAGGGCAATGAAACAAGGGTCATCGTACCCGATCTGCCCGGGGGCGCGATTGTGTCGGGGTGCTATCGCAGCACGGGCCGCATCTATGGAAAATACCGCATTGAGTTTTGCCTGCAGCAGCGCGGCACCTACTTCGTCTCGGGCGGTGGTGTGCTGTGTGATGGTCGGCTGGATTGGACCGGGCGCGGGGCCGAGGTTCGCGTGCAACTGCGGCGCACGTCCTGTGGCAATGGCGTGGCATGGAGTGCTGACACCATGACGTGCCGGCCGAATCTGCTGCTGGGCCTGCTTGGGCTCATTGTCAGCCCGGACCGGCCGTTTCTGTCGAGCCTGACCTGCAACTACACGCCCGTTGCCGGGCGTGACGGGCCAACGCGCTTTACGGCGCGCCGCACCAATTAGAAGTAAGGGCCGCCCCGAGGGACGGCCCTATTTTGATTATTCGGCAGCCTGAGCGCGCTGGCCAGCGGCGTTCAGCGCCTGATCGAGATCGGCGAGGATGTCGTCGATGTGCTCGATGCCGATCGAGAGACGCACATAACCGGGCGTTACGCCTGCGGACAGCTGTTCTGCGGGCGACAACTGGGAGTGAGTCGTGGTTGCTGGATGGATCGCCAGCGAGCGGGCGTCGCCGATATTGGCTGCGTGGTAGAGCAGCTTGAGCGAATCCACAAAGCGGGCACCAGCCTCGCGGCCATTGGCCAGCTCAAAGCCGATCAGCGCACCGAAGCCGCGCGTCAGGTACTTGTCGGCATTGACCTTCTGCGCGCCGGTCTGCAGCGATGGGTGAACCACCGAGGTGATTTCCGGACGCTTGCTGAGCCAAGCGGCAACCTTCTCGGCATTTTCAAAGTGGCGGTCGACACGCAGCGCCAGGGTTTCGATGCCCTGTATGGTGAGGAAGGCGTTGAAGGGCGACAGCGCCGCGCCGTGCGTGCGGAGCAGGGTGGTGCGAGCCTTGAGGATATACGCAATCGGGCCGAGTGGCTTTGCAGCCTCAACCCAGACAGCGCCGTGATAGGCCTGATCTGGCTTGTTCAGCAGCGGCTGGCGCTCTGGATGGGCAGCCCAGTCGAAGTTGCCGCCATCAACGATCAGACCACCGATGGATGTGCCGTGACCACCGAGATACTTGGTCGAGGAATAGACCACGACGGCTGCGCCATGCTCGAATGGACGCGCGGTAAGCGGGGCCGCAGTGTTGTCGACGATCAGTGGAATGCCGAATTCACGACCGATGGCGGCGACTTCAGCGATTGGCAGGACCGACAGCTTGGGGTTCGGCAACGTCTCGGCATAGTAGGCGCGGGTCTTGTCGTCGGTGGCGCGACGGAAGTTTTCCGGATCGGACGGATCAACGAAGCGCACTTCGATGCCGGCTTCGCGGAAGGTGTTCTTGAAGAGGTTGTAGGTGCCGCCATAGAGGTCGGTGGACGCAACGATATTGTCACCGACGATCGCTAGGTTCTGCACGGCATAGGCCGAAGCGGTCTGGCCGGATGCAACAGCGAGGGCGGCAGCGCCGCCTTCGAGAGCCGCAACGCGCTTTTCCAGCACGTCGGTCG from Devosia sp. 2618 carries:
- a CDS encoding PLP-dependent transferase — protein: MSNSKNPETIGLHAGWRSDPTTGAVAVPIYQTTSYQFEDSEHAADLFALRKLGNIYTRLGNPTTDVLEKRVAALEGGAAALAVASGQTASAYAVQNLAIVGDNIVASTDLYGGTYNLFKNTFREAGIEVRFVDPSDPENFRRATDDKTRAYYAETLPNPKLSVLPIAEVAAIGREFGIPLIVDNTAAPLTARPFEHGAAVVVYSSTKYLGGHGTSIGGLIVDGGNFDWAAHPERQPLLNKPDQAYHGAVWVEAAKPLGPIAYILKARTTLLRTHGAALSPFNAFLTIQGIETLALRVDRHFENAEKVAAWLSKRPEITSVVHPSLQTGAQKVNADKYLTRGFGALIGFELANGREAGARFVDSLKLLYHAANIGDARSLAIHPATTTHSQLSPAEQLSAGVTPGYVRLSIGIEHIDDILADLDQALNAAGQRAQAAE